CATGGTGCGCAGAGAGAAGGCAGAgtgagagagaatttagaactaaaaaaaaatcttaaatgaatgttaaaagttgtttttatatgtaattgaagaaaaaatataaataaaaaaaaaatctttcctcccCAGATGTCTCCTAGATGTCaccattttttcctctcaatgtttttttccaaatactcatatagttttcagcatttatttttgtaagatttcgtgttacaaatttttctctgtcctttccttacctccccctctctaagacagcaagcaatctgatataggttatacatgtaaaatccttttaagcatatttccatttttgtcatgttgtgtaacaAACAGCAgaccaaagaaaggaaaaaaaaaaaaaccacaagaaaacaaaggtgaaaatactatgttttcacccacattcagtctccacaattctctctctggatgtagatgtctTTTCCAGTCCAAGACTAATAGAATCGTCtcagatcactgaattgctgagaaaagttaagtctatcatagttgatcattgcacaatgttgctgttactgtgtacagtgttctcctggctctgctcccttcactcagcatcagttcatataagtttttccaggtttttctgaaatcatccttgacTTTATAAGCTAAAGTCTCCAGATTTCTCTGTGAGAAAATTTAACTTTACTTCCTATGGAGTCGTAAAAGAAAGTAGCTTTGGGTTACTCCAATTGGGGGGACACCATGGCTTAAAGGCAAGTCCGAGTCTGGAACCAGAAAGAACATCAGAGCTCcagaagcaaaaacaaatcaTTATGAGCCAGTTGAGTGGGAATTGGCTGAGTGTCTCACATTCCTCACGGCTGAGAGCCGCTCTCCCCTAGTATATCAAAAAGTAAAGACGTCTGCAGGTTGGAAGACTATCTAGGGGATAATATAAGCAGGAAGGGGGAGGCATCAGGCTTAGAAGAAGAAAGATGTTCGGAACATCAGTCAACTGGTCAGAATCTATGAGAGCTGATCCAAGGAACTCAAGTGCCATTTCCCAAGTGTATTCTGAGAGGCCCTTTGGAGGAAGGTCAGCAAGGGGGCTGGGCAGATGGGCCACTGAGGGTCTCTGGCCTCTCTATGACTGACGAATCACACCCCAGCCCCTTCCAGGGCACCCTTCCAGAGTTTTCCTGTAATTTTAAGTCACCGGAAAATATCAAGTTAGGGACACCattgaatttattctttattcaaaCCGTCTCGTCTCAGGGAAAACAAAACACACGTTTTTCTGGGGCAGCCGTCCCACTTCCATGTCCGTGGTATGACCCATTCTTGGTGCCCGGCCCAGGCCATGGGGACCGCGTGCTCCCAGGAAGCCGGTGTCTAGAACTCCATTCATGGCGGGCTGAGCACCTCCCTCCCCTTAGGGATGAGGAGGTGGATTCACTTTTTCAGAAGCTTCACAGATTTCAGTACGATTTTCATCCGCAATTGGCCAAGGGATTCTTTGGGAGAAAAAGAGCACAAAAACAATAGCGAGCAGACTCATGAGGAGGATGATATTGACAATCAAGGCGGAGATTACGACAACGATAGCTgggatttttttgtatttattaggACACTCCGGAGCGCTTGTGCCCACTGGAAGGGGGCTCTCAGAGGTGGGGCTGAGGCTGGGAGGGGCCGATTCAGAACCCTCCTCATAAAAGTCAGGTTTGGCGCCAGAGGTAACAGCTCCAGGCGCCACTAAGCGGCCGGCTTGAGTAGGAGGGGGGTTTGTAGTGGACATCGGGACTCTGACGGCCAGAGAGACAATGCTGCTCTCCAGAGGGGGGCCGCTGTCCACGCTGCCCCCCGGGCCCTCGGCCTCGCACGCGGGAGGAGCGTAGCCGGCGTCACAGTGGCAATGCTCCAGGTTGTTGCAGACCCCTCTGCCGTGACACGTGCTCTGGGGCTCGCACTCGGCCAGCGGCGCCTCAGAGCACGTGCGGTTCACACAGACCTGGCGGGGGCCGCACCAGGTGCCCGCCTGCACGGCCCCGCCCTCGGGCACAGCCACGTCCTCGAACAGGTCGGCCGCCCAGCACCACACGTCCCCGAGGGGGATCTGGAGCAGCGTGTGGTGCTTCCGCATCCGGGGCAGCCTGCTCACGTGCTCACACAGCAGCTTCCCGCACAGGACGTGCTGGGGCTCACAGGCCACAAAGGCCTTGCTCAGGCCGGGCTGGCCGCCGCCGCAGTTCCCGAAGCGGTCCCCCCGCGTGTTCAGGAGGCGGTAGCAGCTGGGCCGGGCCGCCCGGGAGCCCGCCCCGAACAGCGCCTCGCACTGGCCACGCAGGCTCCGGCAGCGGCCGCGGTAGCAGCGGCCCTCGCCCCGGCAGGGGGCGCCGTCTTGCTGGTAGCTGTCTGGCTGGCAGTGCGGGGTCACGCCACTGCAGAACTCGGGGAGGTCGCACTCGTCCACACTGGGGCGGCAGGGCGTGGCGGCCTTCACTAGCCTGCACTTGCTGCAGCAGGGCCCCGAGGCGCAGTCCGAGCCCGGCCTCCTCTGGCACGAGGGCAGGCAGCAGGCCGCCTCCAGGCAGTCGCCATGATCGCCATCCCCGCAGTCACACTCCTCCCCCGCGTCCAGCACGCCGTCCCCGCAGCGGGGCTTCCTGGGCAGCGGCCCGGCCACGGGCTTGTCGTAGAGGCAGGAGCCGTGTGGGGCGTACACAAAGTCGTAGAAATCCCCCAAGCTGCAGTTGCTGAAACCCCCCCGCAAGCTGACGGGGAGCCCCATGAGGCAGGAGGGTCGCTTGgggcagaggcaattggggtggtCGTGCCTCATGCCCAGATTGTGGCCCAGCTCGTGGGCCAGCAGCGCCGCGAAGGCAACAGGATCTTCGTGCGGGAAAGCCTCGACTCCCGCCGCGCGCCCGGGCGCACAGGCCCCGCCGAGAAATGCTTCCCCCGCGCGCTCCCCGGGGTCGTAGCCCACTATGAGGTGGGCCACATCGTGCCTTGCCCGCAGGACCAGCTCCCCTTCTCGCCAGTGGTTGAAGGTCCGCAGGACTTCCCCCAAGTCCCCGGAGACCTTCACCCGGTCCCTCTCGCTCCAGATCTCCAGGCCGACCAGGACCACCCCGAGCCTGATTGCCCGGCTGTAGGTGTTCACGTGGGCAAGGGCATCCGTCACCGAGCGCACCGTCTTGGTCACGTTGCTGTTCCACATTAGGAAGCGCCTGTTGTCGACCACCACAAACAGCTCCAGGTACTTGGTGTGGGACCAGATGTAGTTGACAGGCTCTTCTTTCCCATGGCTATAATCCTCATTCCCTATTGGATGCAGACCGACTGTGGATTTGGGGGCATTTTCTCCACTGACCTTACAGGAGCCTCTGACATGCCCATCCATGTAGTATAAGACATGCTCAAAATCCTTGGAGGTGCCAATGGGCTCAATGCCGTAGACGAATTCCTCTACAGCTATCATGCCTCTGAGGCCCCAGCAGGTGCTGACAGACACCAGGGATCGCAGCTCGCCTTCTACGTACCCATCATAAAAGCAGTCATCTTGGATAAAAGGTGCATTCACGTCCAAGGCCTCCTGGGTGTAGGTGTAGACAGGAAAGTCCTTGAGGAACAAGCCTCTTTTCAACCTCAGCTGAATTACCTGCCTTTTACCTCTCATTAATAGCATATAGGACAGTTTTTCTATTGATTGCTCCTTGCTTTTGAAAGTTACTAATTTCTTGGGGATGACTATTTCGTAGTAAGAATAATGTTCCTGGGCATAACATGTGCCTGGGAGAAGGATGCCCACCCACCAAAAAATGATCTCCAGGCCAATGATGAATGAGCCCAGTCCAAGACTTATCTGAGGCCCATTAAAgggatatttttttctcctctcatccATGACCTGGCTCCCTGGAAGAGGGACCAGGGGCTGTAACTGGTGAGACTAGAGCTGTAGCCACAGACATGGCCCACAGGAACCAGCTGGTGATGCCTGAGATTTTGTCCCTGAGTGCCTCACCTTTGTTCTAATGACATGGTCCTTGCCCCCGGACCTCTGCATGTGGCCTGCAAAGGATCCCAGGTCCTCTGGCCACTTTCTGACTCCTGCAGATTCCACTTCTGGTCTTTGCCACGGTCTGATTCTGTGACCTTCCTAGGACAGCAACAGTTGTAGTGTTTCTTGGACCATTCCGGGCTCCATTCTTACTCTTATTTTGTCCCCTGAGAAGGCTCTACCAAAGAGTACCCCAGTCCTGAACTAGGATCaggataaaaagattaaaaaaacaaacaaacaattcttACTCCTTCCTTAACTGGGCTAAACAAGATAAAACACCCCTCCCCCACTGCACCAGGCATCCGTTGCCCTGCCAACTCTAAGAATCCAGTTCTAGCCTCCTGTTCTCAAAGATCACACCATACCTTACTGTGTTCCATGCTGTCCCTCTTGGCAGGCCAGTGCCTTGCCTCCTTGATCCCAAAAGCTCAGCTTCTAACCTGATGGTGACTTCAGAGAATATCCTGGGTATTCACACTCTCTCTTCAAGGGGCCCCTGATGTCCCCACTTTTCTCAGAGAACATGAATACTTTTTGTCCTCCTTGGCTGCCACATGCCAATGACAACTGAAATTGCTATTATGAGACCCCAGATGAAAATGGAATACCCTCAAATAGGGGGCACATAAGAATCTGAAAAATTGTAAGTGATCCCTCCTTATAACCAGGAAAACAAATGATTTAGCTTCCAAATAGTGTGCCCTCTGCTTCTACTAATGCATGTTTTAGAgcacagcttcttaaactgtgagttgtgaccccatatggggtcacataactgattGTGAGGGtcccaaaattataatttaatatcaatgtttgatttgtatacatattttatatacctataatacccagggtcatgtaaaaaattctcaggaaaaagggatcacaaatggaaaaagtttaagaaatcccaTAGTAGCTGGCAGGTCATTTCTACTGGGGGTCAGTGTTGGACTTGAGGTCATGAAGTAATTTCTGACCGTCCCTATATATTTTTGGACAAGTGACCAATCATGCACAGAAAAATAGgccaaaaactaattggaaactaaataacctaatcTCAAAGAACAGGtgggtcaaaaaacaaatcatagacacaatcataTCAACCAAGAGAAAgataatataccaaaacttatggcaTGCACCCAAAGTAGATCTTAGGAGAAAATTTAGATCTCTAGAtggttaaatgaataaaatagagaaaattgatgaattgggtatgcaactaaaaaagctaaaaaaagaacaaatttcaacATCCCCCCCAATTAAGtagcaaattagaaattttgaaaaccagaagaaattaataaaattggaaataagaaaactgttgaatagaactaagagttaattttattttaaaaatagataagcctttggttaatttgattagaaaaaagtaagaaatatttaacatatatgggactacctgccatattggggagggggtggggagaagaagggaaaaaggtggaacagaaggttttgcaagggtcaatattgaaaaattacccatgcatatgttttgtatataaaaggctataataaaaaatattttttttaaagtaagaaaaccaaattaccagtatcagaaatgaaaagggtaaacttaccaccaatgaagaggaaattaaggaaataattaGGAGTATTTTGCCtgattatatgccaataaatctgacaatataagtaaaaatgaatggatatttacaaaaatataaattgttcagatgaaaagaagaggaaataaaacatttaagtaGCCCCATTTTAGCAAAAGAAATTCAATGATCCATCAAGAAACTTCCTAGAAAATATCTCCAGGCCCACATGGATTTGCCAGTAAATGAAcgctaccaaacatttaaagaacaattaattagaATGCTATATAAACCATTTGGGAAAAcaatgaaggagtcctaacaaattattttttgacACACCTGTgtcaggaatcaggaagaacaaaataaagaaaatgaatattgatgcaaaaatcgtAAATATTAGTACACAGATTACAGAAATTTATCACCAGAattatatactatgaccaagtaggatttttaccaggaatACAAGGCtaattcaatataaggaaaactattggtataattgaccatatcaataacaaaactaacagaaatcatatgattatctcaatagatgcagaaaaagcatttgataaaatacaatacccattcttaataaaaacactacagaacatagaaataaatgggcttttccttaaaatgataagtagcatctatctaaaaccatcagcaagtattcTATATAGCGGGGATAAGCTAGAAggattcccaataagatcaggagtgaaataagcatgctattattcaatattgtactagagatcactattatcatcactattattcaatattgtatttgaaatgttagctttagcaataagagaagaaaaagaaatagaaggaattacagtaggtaacaaggaaacaaaattatcactctttgcagttgaCATGACAGCACatatagagaatcctagagaatcaactaaaaactactagaaacaagtaacaactttagcaaagtggcagggtataaaataaacacataaacaatatttctatatgttaccaacaaaacccaacaatgaaatggagaaatcccattcaaaattactatagacaatataaaatatttgggagtttacctgccaagaaaaagctgggaactatatgaatacaaattACAAAACAtccttcacacaaataaagttaaatctaaacaactggaaaaatatcaattgctcatggaataggctgaattaatataataaaatgacacttctattattttttcagtgctataccaatcaattTGCCAAAactactttacagagctagaaaaataattttaagaaaagtcatctggaaaaagtcaagaatattgaaaatggagaaaattgagaaTGGAAAGACTGCAAAGAAAGGTGGTTAGCCATGTCAGACCTAAAATTATGTTATtaatagcagtcatcaaaaccacttggtactaACAAATAGAGTAGtgcatcagtggaatagtttaggtacacaaaacacaatagtcaatgactatagtaatttactatttgataaacccaaagactccagtttctggaataagagctcactatttgaccaaaaaaaaaatttctgggaaatctAGAAAACAATATGACAGAAACCAGGAACTGACAAGCATCTCACAttttatataccaagataagatcaaaatgggctcatgattagACACCatgggtgatactataagcaaattagtaaaGCAAGCAATCGTCTACATATCAGCTCTGTGGAGAAGAGTGGaaattatggccaaagaagaactagagggcTATCCAACTGTATATTGATCCAACGATATTacttaggtctgtatcccaaagagattaaaaagagggaaaagaacccacatgtgcaaaaatgtttgtaacagcccttgtTGTAGgaacaaggaattggaaattgaatggatgcccattaactggggaatggatgaataagttatggttatatgaatattagaatattattctataagaaatgataagcaagctgatttcaggaaagcctggaaagacttagatgaagtgatgctgagtgaagtgagcagaaccaaaagaacatggTGCACAGTAATAGCaggataatgtgatgatcaactttgatagacttggctatcctcaacaatacaatgatccaagacagttccaatagatttgggctGGAAactgccatccacattcagagaaagaacaatggagatgcaatatggatcaaagcattagtattttcccctttgtttgcttttttccctttcagtctgatttttcttatacaacatgacaatatggaaatatgtttaaaaaggatTGTATGtgcataatctatatcagattgtttgctgtcttagagtgggagaggtaagggaaggagtgagaaaaatctaacacaaaatcttacaaaaatgaatgttggaaactatttttatgtgtatttggaaaaatgaaatacttttgaGGGAAAAGAGGCAACATCTCACACAGAAAAATATCTTAAACTGTCCAACTAATCCAAGATGAGTTATTTCtcaaaggaataaaacaaaatgctcaccccaaaagagagagagagaacaagcatgtatatagtgcctattatgtgctgtGTTAAGCTTTTATAAATAAGAtctaattttattctcacaacaatcttgggagggtaggtgctgttatgatccccatttagagctgaggaaactaagtcagacAGAAAGAGTATGCAAGTTGCCCAGAATAATACTTGGGAAGGATctaagctaaatttgaattcagatcttcttgactccaagatgAGTACTCTGTGCATGATGTTGCCCCCTGCCTGCAAGTTGCATAACTTCTCTAAggctatattttcttttctgtaatatgGGGTGGTTtggagcagctgggtggcacactggatagacTGCCAGAcctgaagaaaggaaaataagatttaaattcagcctcagatatttcctaactgtgtgaccctggacaagccccTCAAtcatattttcctcagtttccttatctgcaaaatgagcaggaaatggcaagccacttcaaaaatgagtaggaaatggcaaaccacttcagtatctttaccaataaAACTCTAACAATAACTCTAATATGAGAAGTTGGGAGCAACTGAAAAACACGTAAACATCTGACTCTCAGCTTCCTTGTCTTATTATGAAAGAAAGATACAAGCTAGTTAACAGTGCAATTGATTTAATTTGGAATTGATTGAAAAGACTGAATCAAAGTCATGAAAGTCAACTTAATGTTTTTATCAATAACTTACTGATTACTAGATAACATGAGTACAGAATTTGTAAATGGAAATCAAAAGGACTTAAGATAGTAATGATAGCTAATGTGtatctttaaaatttacaaagctttttacacaggtcatttcatttgatcctctgaACAGCCTTGTAAAGGGAGGCCATTGttgtttctattttacaaataaggaaattgagagtaGGGAAGATTAAGGAAGGTTCTCAAGATCACATGggtctttgtgactccaaatcAATTTTTTCTACCCAGTGGGCAACCTAATTGCCTATTCTCACTTATTGATaactgatcaaaaaaaaaaaaaaattagacataagggcaactaggtggtgcagtggatagtgcaccagccctgaaattaggaggacctgagttcaaatctggcctcagactcttaacactttctagacatgtgactctgggcaagtcacttaaccccaattgcctccgcaggaaaaagaaaaaattagacatGTGTCTAAAGTACCTCCAGTGAGGAAAGATATGGAAGGTCAGTATTGGCCCCTCTGGTCATGCACTATATTAGGATACTTATTCTTAAACGGTGTTAAGGCACCTCTGTGCCCAATTGTTGAGCCTTCTACAATGTTCCAAATTCTTGGAGCTCTTAGGAAATAAGTCAGGTGTGgacaaaattttattcatttatttagactCTTCCAGCTCCAGATTGATAGGGTTGGAAAACTCCCAGCCTGCATTTTCATTTATGGTCTTCTCCCGTTTCCTCTAGAGGCCATGAAGACCAGGGAGGCCAGTTACTTGATGTAACTCCATTTGCCCCTCCCTAGTACCTCTGCTTTATGACGTGCTCATCCTGTATCTCATTTtgtgtctttctcttcctcttcctcttcctcttcctctaacCCATGTAAGGACTCTTTTACTGAGTGCCTGGACTTAGTCTTatagaagaaatataaggaaaccAAAGTCAATAGGATGGCTAAGAAGATGATGGAAGTCAAAATCCAGACAAAGAATatgttttctgtgttttcttcttCATAGATGGTAAGCATGGGAGGACAGGTGATGTCTGGGTAAGAGAGAGGGGTGGAGTCAGAAGAGGAGGAATCTTCAGGGGTAAGGGGCTCTAGAGAAGTTGTAAAAGGGTGTTCTTGAGCAGATAAGGCCATTGCCTCATGAAAACGGATACTGCtcttaaaaggaaaggttctgatgTCCACATAAGGCTCTCTGACATCCAGGGAAGTCCTGCTTTCCGGAGAAGGGCCGCTGTCCACGCTGCCCCCCGGGCCCTCGGCCTCGCACGCGGGAGGAGCAGTAGCCGGCGTCACAGTGGCAGTGCTCCAGGTAGTTGCAGACCCCTCGGCCGTGACACATACTCTCGCGTCGGAGCACGTGCGGTTCACACAGACCTGGCGTGGGCCGCACCAGGTGCCCGCCTGCACGGCCCCGCCCTCGGGCACAGCCAAGTCCTCGAACAGGTCGGCCGCCCAGCACCACACGTCCCCAGGGGGATCTGGAGCAGCGTGTGGTGCTTCCGCATCCGGGGCAGCCTGCTCACGTGCTCACACAGCAGCTTCCCGCACAGGACGTGCTGGGGCTCACAGGCCACAAAGGCCTTGCTCAGGCCGGGCTGGCCGTCGCCGCAATTCCTGAAGCGGTCCCCCCGCGTGTTCAGGAGGTGGTAGCAGCTGGGCCGGGCCGCCCGGGAGCCCGCCCCGAACAGCGCCTCACACTGGCCACGCAGGCTCCGGCAGCAGCCGCGGTAGCAGCGGCCCTCGCCCCGGCAGGGGGCGCCGTCTTGCTGGTAGCTGTCTGGCTGGCAGTGCGGGGTCACGCCACTGCAGAACTCGGGGAGGTCGCACTCGTCCACGCTGGGGCGGCAGGGCGTGGCGGCCTTCACTAGCCTGCACTTGCTGCAGCAGGGCCCCGAGGCGCAGTCCGAGCCCGGCCTCCTCTGGCACGAGGGCAGGCAGCAGGCCGCCTCCAGGCAGTCGCCATGATCCCCGTCCCCGCAGCGGGGCTTCCTGGGCAGCGGCCCGGCCACGGGCTTGTTGTAGAGGCAGGAGCCGTGTGGGGCGTACACAAAGTTGTAGAAATCCCCCAAGCTGCAGTTGCTGAAACCCCCCCGCAAGCTGACGGGGAGCCCCATGAGGCAGGAGGGCCGCTCAGGGCAGAGGCAAGCGGGGTGGTCGTGCCTCATGCCCAGATTGTGGCCCAGCTCGTGGGCCAGCAGCGCCGCGAAGGCAACGGGATCTTCGTGCGGGAAAGCCTCGACTCCCGCCGCGCGCCCGGGCGCACAGGCCCCGCCGAGAAATGCTTCCCCCCGCGCTCCCCGAGTCGGAGCCCACTGTGAGGTGGCCGCTTCGTGCCTCGCCCGCAGGGCCAGCTCCCCTTCTCGCCAAGTGCCCGGAGCCCCTCACCCGGTCCCTCTCGGTCCAGATCTCCAGGCCGACCAGGACCACCCCGAGCCTGATTGCCGGCTGTAGGTGTTCACGTGGGCAAGGGCGGCCGTCACCGAGTGCACTGTCCTGGTCACGTTGCTGTCCCACGTGAGGAGGCGCCTGTGGCCGACCACCACCAACAGCTCCGTACTTGCTGTGGGGCCATCTGCAGTCCAGGGCCTCGGGTTCCAGCGGCCCTTTGTCCTCCGTTCTCCTTTTCTGCGCCCGCTTCTGGCTCCGTGGCCGTCCTCTGCGGTCCCTCTGCAGGAGCTCTGGAGCTGCCCCTCCCCGCAGTTCAGGACGTGCTCAGGATGTGTCCCGATGCTTCAATGGGCTCAATGCCATAAACTGATTCCTGGAGGTCATGATGCCCCCGAGGCGGAAACAAGTGCTGAGGGACACAGGGCCCCGGCTCACCCTCCCCGGATCCAGCACAGTAGCGTCATGGGGTAAAGGCGGTGTCTGCGGTGCGGAGTCTACGCCTTTGGATCAGGTGTAGACGGGGAAGTTCTTCACAAAACCCTCTCTTCCGCTTTAGGTGGATCACAAAGCTCTCGCCTCTCACCTGGAGCAGGTAGGCCACTTTTCTTTCTGGGTCTTCCCTGCCCTTATCTGTTATCTTCCTAGGGGTGACTATTTCATAAGTGTAATCCATGGGTCCCAGGGCACAGGAAATGCCGGTGAAAAGCATCCTAACCAATAATAAACTTCCCAAACTGAGGAGGAAAAGTCCCAGACCCACACCCAAGCCTTCCATCCTGGAAGCCTTCAGTGGGAACTGTGTCTCGGGCCGTCCATAACCACTTGGTTCTCCAGGAGAGGCCGAGCAGGCCTCAGGAGAGCTATGGCCCAACTATGGCCCAAGGGGAGGCACTGATGGTGTTGGGCCTCTGTCCCTCACTGattcctgctgatcttttcttgtAGACCCTAGAGTGTATTGGTTCTCAGTCCTAATGAATCCCGAGGTTTTCAGACCCATTGGATTCCCTCACTTCCTCCATGCACCTTACCTCTGTCCTTCAGACTTTCTGTGACCTTCCTGAATAAGCAGTAACCTCATTTCTCCTGGGGTACCCTGAATGAGCAGTAAAAGATTATTGCTCTCACAATTGGGGCACTGTCTATCAACTTCCTTGCCCAAGACAATTCtcggagaagaaagaaaaatcatctttGCTTGCAGTGTCACCTCACCCCCACAGCAGCAGGCATCCCTTCCTCTGCTAGAATCCCACAATTCCAAAGCTGAGGGCCACAAGGCCCTGGGCTTGGTTTCCAGGGATGATCAGGATTCCCAAGTAGAAAGTGGTCTcttcaaagagagaaaatattggttttgtctttttattctagAACCTGGCACACGGTAGTTATTCtgtgtccaaagtcacacaggtagtgtgtAGCAGGGACAGTTTTTAGATCCcccaattccaaatccagtgtacTTTCCAGTGACACATATTGTCACATCCCTCCACTGGCAGCTTCAGGAGAGTGATCTTTCATCATCATGCATATACCGTAGTAGAAGGTTGATGCTTCTGTGATTTTTAGGAGGAATTTAGTCACTCTATTGGGCTCTAGTCCCCAAATATTTTTTGAGTTCACATGAATTTCACTCAACCAAAACCAGCAGCAGCTCCCATGGTAGGGATGGGGAGGGACTGTTAGAGCCATGTTCAATACAAGCTATGTCTACTCAAATAAGGGTCTGGGAGGATTTAAGGGACACTTTCTTGACATAAAGTGTGAAAAAAATGAACTCATGtcagccccctccccccattatTCTCTTTGTTATTCTTGTATCTTTGGGGGTATTGATCAAAAGGATGATCTCATCCAAGCTGAAGCATGATAGAATGAGAGCTGGGTTCACATCTACTTCTGACTTATACTTGGTGTTTGACCCTAAAAACTAGGGTTATTATTCTAAATGCCCCAAGGAATTTTCCAAAACTTTGTTAAAACTGTGGTAATGCAGAAAACTCCTACAGGCATCCCCCCTTATCAATGAAGTTATAGATTTGAATTTCCTTTCTCactaatcaaaataaaataaagctcttGTTTAGTCTGTgttctggtttttaaaaattttcttagtGGACTAGCAGtgctgcatttattttgtaaagaGGCAAATTCATTCCCCTGTTTTCGGTAttacttgcttttttaaaaattaattttatgcttataacatttttttgacagtacatatgcataggtaattttttttaacattatcccttgtactcccttctgttccgaatttttcccctccttccctccaccccctcccctagatggcaggcattctcatacata
This sequence is a window from Sminthopsis crassicaudata isolate SCR6 chromosome 1, ASM4859323v1, whole genome shotgun sequence. Protein-coding genes within it:
- the LOC141544633 gene encoding disintegrin and metalloproteinase domain-containing protein 1a-like; the protein is MCHGRGVCNYLEHCHCDAGYCSSRVRGRGPGGQRGQRPFSGKQDFPGWSQVMDERRKKYPFNGPQISLGLGSFIIGLEIIFWWVGILLPGTCYAQEHYSYYEIVIPKKLVTFKSKEQSIEKLSYMLLMRGKRQVIQLRLKRGLFLKDFPVYTYTQEALDVNAPFIQDDCFYDGYVEGELRSLVSVSTCWGLRGMIAVEEFVYGIEPIGTSKDFEHVLYYMDGHVRGSCKVSGENAPKSTVGLHPIGNEDYSHGKEEPVNYIWSHTKYLELFVVVDNRRFLMWNSNVTKTVRSVTDALAHVNTYSRAIRLGVVLVGLEIWSERDRVKVSGDLGEVLRTFNHWREGELVLRARHDVAHLIVGYDPGERAGEAFLGGACAPGRAAGVEAFPHEDPVAFAALLAHELGHNLGMRHDHPNCLCPKRPSCLMGLPVSLRGGFSNCSLGDFYDFVYAPHGSCLYDKPVAGPLPRKPRCGDGVLDAGEECDCGDGDHGDCLEAACCLPSCQRRPGSDCASGPCCSKCRLVKAATPCRPSVDECDLPEFCSGVTPHCQPDSYQQDGAPCRGEGRCYRGRCRSLRGQCEALFGAGSRAARPSCYRLLNTRGDRFGNCGGGQPGLSKAFVACEPQHVLCGKLLCEHVSRLPRMRKHHTLLQIPLGDVWCWAADLFEDVAVPEGGAVQAGTWCGPRQVCVNRTCSEAPLAECEPQSTCHGRGVCNNLEHCHCDAGYAPPACEAEGPGGSVDSGPPLESSIVSLAVRVPMSTTNPPPTQAGRLVAPGAVTSGAKPDFYEEGSESAPPSLSPTSESPLPVGTSAPECPNKYKKIPAIVVVISALIVNIILLMSLLAIVFVLFFSQRIPWPIADENRTEICEASEKVNPPPHP